DNA sequence from the Trypanosoma brucei gambiense DAL972 chromosome 9, complete sequence genome:
CCAGAAGTAGGCAGACACGGGGACAGCTCTTGTTTAATTCGAGGGCCTTCTGCAGCATCATTTTAGCCATCTTCACATCTTTCTTCTGCACAGACATGTGTGCACTAAGGAGCCGGGCGCGATGCACAGAGTCACTAGTGGTGGGATCAAACGGTAGAAGAACTATAGGTTTAAGTTCGGCTGTGGCCTTCTTCTCGAGACCAGATATGAAGTATGCAATTGCTAGACCAACACGCGCATGAACATTCATGCGTCCAGTATACGCTGGGGGCTCATTGACATCGCTCAATAACTTGCTGTCTTCATCGTCAGCAGCGTTATCAGCTTCTTTCTGGGGCTCCTTGTTATTTGCCTTTTCACTCTGTCCGGCATTCCTCTCAGCGGCGGTGCAAATGCGTGTGAACTCCTTAATTGCGCGTTCTACCAACTGACGTTTTTTGCTTGCAACCCAGCAGTAACCCTGAAGTATATCTCGCGTCTCTCCAGGCGCCATCTGCATCAGCAGTCGCTCAGCGACTTTCACGTTCTCATTCCTGTCTTCGTCACCCATTTGGGTGTCGACCCAGAGTTCTTCATTTGTGGGAACAAGATACATCTCAATCATGTTCACTAACGCCTTCTCGCTCCACTGGGTATCATCTGAGCGAAGTCGCGCAGCGTTGAAAGCCCGAAGGGCTTCCGTACTCTCCTGGCAATAGCGATGATAAAGCCCACGCGCGAAACTCAACGCAGCGTCGGGGCGCTGACCAACATCAAGCATACTTTCCGCACGCTCAAGTACAATCTTCGCGTCACTAAGACGACCTGCATGGCGCAATAGTTGAACATACTGAACAAGTGCCTCGTAATTATTCGGAGTTTTCTCGAGGAGTTGACTAAAGTGGTTTGCTGCGTCATCAAAACAATTCCGACGCACCATGAGGTCGGCGAGGATCACTACAGCTTCTTCGCAAGCGGGGTTGATGCGCAGAACAGCGTTGCATTGCTCTTCACAGGCATTTTCATCGCCACACTGCAGGAGCAAACGGGCACTTGCTAATATTGGTGCCTCACTTGATTCGTCGTACATGCGTGATTCCTGATAACACTCCTTCGCACGTTCTACCTCACCCACAGAAGCATAGTAGCGCCCGAGCTCGAGACTTATTGTTGCCGCCACAACTTTCTGCTGATATATGGTTTCTCGCGTCTCGTTGCGCATCATATTGCGGAGAACATGCTCTTGAAAGCCTCGCGCCTGAAGTAAGGCTTCAGCTGCCAGGTCAGCGTTCTGTGTGTTGCGATTGATTTTGCACATTAGTAGCGCACAGTTCACGCGCTCGATGGCGCGGTCGACACCCTCCCCTACGTCGGGCTCGCTTTGATACGCTGGCGCCTCTTTCAGCACCGCAATGGCATGATCCACAGCCCCAAGGTGCCAGAAGAGCGTCGCAAGATCAGCACGCACAGCAAACTTCGACTTGTCTGATGCCACCGCATCGCGGTAGTAGCGAATTGCTCGCTGATAGTCATGTGTTGACACAAGTGCACGACCAATGAGTACCGCAAGGTCACTGTTATCGGGATCAATCGCTTTGGCCTTCTCATACGCAGAGATGGACTTCTCCGGTTCCTGTATGTTCGTGTATGCTTCGCCCAAGGCTATGTAACTCTGTGCCGTCGCCACTTCCTCTACGAGCTGTTCAAAACACTCCGCGTACATTTGGCGGTTTTGCCGGTGAATAAGATATATGTTCGCCATCCTTGTCTTAGCAGCAATGAAAAAATCACTACGTGGTGGCACTTGTCTCAGTATTTCAAGGGCTCTGTCCACATCAGTGCGAGCAGCTATCATTGCGCTTGCAATAGCCACCCGCCCTGCCTGTGCCGTGTCCTTGAACAGTGCCGTTGCCTCGGCTACAGTTGCACGGGCCTCTTCAGCATCATGAAGTTTGAGGTGAGTTTGTGCAATTAACAGATATAAACTCACATGGTCCTGCACGCTAAGAGGTTGTACGAGCCGTCCCTTGGCGGTGACGTGAGACTTATCCTTAACGACCTTTAGTGCTTCTTGCAGTGCCTCGAGTGCTTCCTTGTGCTTGTTCATCATCCCAAGTACGGAACCGTACAACAAATTGTACAGAGGTTGATCCTTCACCTCGAAATCCAACGTCAGTGCTTGCTCCAGGGCTTGTGAAGCAAGGCTCACATTCCCAACGTATTGGCAAATCTGCGCTGAGAGGAGAAATGCATCGGGAATAGCGTGCTCATGGCGAATATTTGTGGTGATCATTGCCTGTGCCTTGTTCAGGTTCCCAGAGACAAAATATACTTTTGACAGAAGAAGTTGTCCCTCCAAACAGCCGGGAACGTGACGAAGTAACAATTCAAGATGACGCTTACACTTCTCAGCGATGGGATCCGCCTTACTGACAGTTGGATCTGGGGGCTCCGTGCGGCAGTGATGCATGTACTCTTTTGCCACTTCAAGCATCAGTGGTGGGTTGAGTTTAATGTACAACTCCAACCCCGATGATCCCGATCCCACTTCTTGCCTTATTGCCTCGGCCGTTTGGTCAAGAAAGTGTAGCGCTTTTGCCTCATTTCTGTGCCGCCGCCACTGAAGAATGGCGTTGAGGGCACTGAGCTCTGGATTTCGTTGGTTCGATGCCTGAATCTCGTTCGGAAACTCTATCTGTTTCGCTGCGTCATCAAGGTTTCCTGTGAAAATGAGGCAGCGAATTAAACCGAGCAGTGGAAGGACGCTACTGTCTGCAGAGGCGGAGGCCTTCTTGAAGGTTGCGAGGGCTGTTTTGTACTCACCGCGGAGGAGTTGTTGGAAGCCAACTTCAGTCAAATACTCACCTCTCTGTGGAGCCATGCGGTGGGCAGCCTCCGCAAACTGCATCGTAACACCCAAAAGAGGCGGATATGACCCACTAAGGCGCGAGAAGCACTGCGCATACTCAAAAAAGAGGGCCGCATTTTTTGGTTCCTTTTCCTGTAACGCCTCGAATAAGGACGGTAACTGAGCAGCAGCGGCCTCATATCGGGCATCCTTCACCAGTAAAAACAGGGTGTTCAAAGCAAGTGCCTCCAGATTAGTTTTATCTTTCCCAAGAATGCGCTTCGTCGTTTCGGTGCACTGCTCCCAGTCCTCTGCCTTCATGAGGTGCCGAGCCTTCACAATAAGGGCAGGAGTGAAGCTCGGATGGCTGACAATGAGTTTATTGAGTAACTGCTGGGCAGGAAAAAACTGGTACTTGCGCTCAAAGAAAGCGACACGGCCCATGGTAGAGTCAATGTCCATTGGTTCCCCATTTTGACTCTCCATATTCATCACTTTCTGGAAAAGAGACCCGCATTTCTCGAGGAAGGCCCCACGACCAATGCTGAGGTCCACCCACGCACGTATCGTTGCAAGATTTGTGCATTCATCACGATGCGTCTCCTGAACATCCTCATAGCGGAGTAATATGTCCCGGGCACCAGCTGCGTCACCGGACAACCACATCAGCGCTGCTGCCTGCACCCAGCCATCTATACTGTTTGCTGCTGTATCTCCATCAGCATAAGCTGCCAGAGCCCGCTCCGCCGAAGCGAGTCCCTCTGTATCCTTACTTCTGCGGTAGATAAGCACAATACCCATCAATGCGGGTATAACCGTTTCGCGGTGTTGCTGCGCTGATTTGTACTCTCTCAACGCCTCGTTAGGCTGACCCTGCTTGTCGTAGCACAATGCACGCCACACACGAAACAACCAGCTGTCCGTTGATTTAATTGTGTCGGTGCAAACGAGCTCCGCATGGCGCCACAGCTTCTCCCGCGCGTAAAACATCATCAGCGCATAGTTGGTACGTATTAAGGAGGGCATTGCCTCACAACACCGATCAGCTTCGAACCCTTATCTCACTTGTAGTTGTGCTTATCAATATTTAActtccacttttttccaATGAGAGCACCCTATAGAAGTTATGATGGCAGTAACAGACCACGGTATGGGGGAAAATAACcaaaagcgaaaaaataTTACACAAAGTTTTTTGAAAAACATCCCTCTCGCATACAAGCTTAACAAGATGTATGTAAAAGGGAATTGCACACATTGGAAGGGCGATAAAAGATATGAGATGCAGAAAACCACGCGGATCACAAGCAAGCCTACACTGGGGATAACGAAATATGGAAAGATTAAGAACAGTTGAGCACTTGGGTCTAAAACATTAGTACAAATGCCGAAGCGCAGACACAACACATTACCACcgcaaaggggggaaaacgaAGGATCGCACACCTCACCCATCGCTGCCGCATCACTGTGATAGAGAGACGCTCCCTACTTCCTCTGAAGCGAACACGTCTTATCCAATCCATAACCAACAGCATTTTCAAAATTGCTCTTGTTCAGCAATATGTGACCTCAAAATCTCACTGCAAATGCATAGCCATATCTAAGAGGTCATGACGAATTAAATGTTTCTGATCGAAAGCAGGAAACCCCTCCtaccgcccccccccctccgctACCTTCAGTCAACAAGACCGCGATGCAGCGGAGTTCAAGTGGGTCTGGAGGATAGAGGATTCGCGCCCCCCTTTGGCTCGCATCGCTGGTCGACATGAAAGGGCATGGGACAGTGAGTCCACGCCTTAGATGGCTGTCAAAAGCAATAGCACCAACGAAGAGGCACAGCATCGCGatgtgaaaataaaaaaaaaacatggtCAATGCCAGCGGCTACAGGTTGACGTGCTGCGGTTTGGAAGCAGCATCTCCCTACGGAAAAAGGAGGCAAACCGAGCTACCACTAACGAAAGCGGACAGCTGGGACAGTAACACAACAGCGCCTCTGCCCACCCTTTCAGGTAGTACAAGGGATAAAAACTATCAAGTGACAAAAGGGAGGGCACAGAGTAGACCACCCTGTGGCTAAACGTTATGCCAGTGGCATGGCCCTCTGTTACACCGACGGGAGACCACAGAGGCATCTTGCATTCGCGTGTCCGTGATTACTCTACTCCGAAAGTCTCTGTTATTTGCACATGAGGACTCAACAGCATCGGCACCGAAACCACCGCTCATTGAAAGAGCAGCACGGCAGTCCACAAATACACACGTACACATGCAGCTGC
Encoded proteins:
- a CDS encoding tetratricopeptide repeat protein, predicted, producing MPSLIRTNYALMMFYAREKLWRHAELVCTDTIKSTDSWLFRVWRALCYDKQGQPNEALREYKSAQQHRETVIPALMGIVLIYRRSKDTEGLASAERALAAYADGDTAANSIDGWVQAAALMWLSGDAAGARDILLRYEDVQETHRDECTNLATIRAWVDLSIGRGAFLEKCGSLFQKVMNMESQNGEPMDIDSTMGRVAFFERKYQFFPAQQLLNKLIVSHPSFTPALIVKARHLMKAEDWEQCTETTKRILGKDKTNLEALALNTLFLLVKDARYEAAAAQLPSLFEALQEKEPKNAALFFEYAQCFSRLSGSYPPLLGVTMQFAEAAHRMAPQRGEYLTEVGFQQLLRGEYKTALATFKKASASADSSVLPLLGLIRCLIFTGNLDDAAKQIEFPNEIQASNQRNPELSALNAILQWRRHRNEAKALHFLDQTAEAIRQEVGSGSSGLELYIKLNPPLMLEVAKEYMHHCRTEPPDPTVSKADPIAEKCKRHLELLLRHVPGCLEGQLLLSKVYFVSGNLNKAQAMITTNIRHEHAIPDAFLLSAQICQYVGNVSLASQALEQALTLDFEVKDQPLYNLLYGSVLGMMNKHKEALEALQEALKVVKDKSHVTAKGRLVQPLSVQDHVSLYLLIAQTHLKLHDAEEARATVAEATALFKDTAQAGRVAIASAMIAARTDVDRALEILRQVPPRSDFFIAAKTRMANIYLIHRQNRQMYAECFEQLVEEVATAQSYIALGEAYTNIQEPEKSISAYEKAKAIDPDNSDLAVLIGRALVSTHDYQRAIRYYRDAVASDKSKFAVRADLATLFWHLGAVDHAIAVLKEAPAYQSEPDVGEGVDRAIERVNCALLMCKINRNTQNADLAAEALLQARGFQEHVLRNMMRNETRETIYQQKVVAATISLELGRYYASVGEVERAKECYQESRMYDESSEAPILASARLLLQCGDENACEEQCNAVLRINPACEEAVVILADLMVRRNCFDDAANHFSQLLEKTPNNYEALVQYVQLLRHAGRLSDAKIVLERAESMLDVGQRPDAALSFARGLYHRYCQESTEALRAFNAARLRSDDTQWSEKALVNMIEMYLVPTNEELWVDTQMGDEDRNENVKVAERLLMQMAPGETRDILQGYCWVASKKRQLVERAIKEFTRICTAAERNAGQSEKANNKEPQKEADNAADDEDSKLLSDVNEPPAYTGRMNVHARVGLAIAYFISGLEKKATAELKPIVLLPFDPTTSDSVHRARLLSAHMSVQKKDVKMAKMMLQKALELNKSCPRVCLLLGACHELDENHSEAANCYKDAWLLTKERDPSVGYKLAFHLMKSGKLLQAIEVCRKVLEAHPSYPKISDVVDVCHSLLRP